The Fimbriimonadaceae bacterium genome includes the window CGGCGAATCCCATTCCTCGTTCAGAAGCATCCCGAAGATTGCCGTTCCGTTCGGCTGCTGCAACGCCCGCTGACTCGCTGACATGAGATTCATCAAATCTTGCTCCCAATTGCCAGTGAGGCGAACCTCCTCGATCGTCTCCAACTGAATCAGAGCCGCTTTCGCGATCTCCTCTTTGGACTTGAAGCGACGATAAAGCGCTGGCTTGGTCACTCCGGCCTCGGAGGCCAATCTTGTCATTGACAAGCCGCGGTAACCATACTTCCCCAGGTGGTCGATCGCCGTGGACATAATAGCGTCGTCCATCGTGGAGTTTCGCGGCCTGCCCTTGTGAAAACTGTTGTTTGCGTCCGACATCTACACCCCCTCAGTTATTCGTTACGACTCGGATATGTATTACATGACGTTTTGGCTGGCATCTGCGTTTCGTCGTGGATAGGCGAGAGACTCCACAAGAGCGCAGCGAGTGCACATCGGGCATAAACTGGAACCAATGAGCCGTGTTTAGAGTAAGACGGAATGCCATAACCTTATGGAGTCGAACCGCTTATGAATCGAAGCCTCGCTATCTTCTGCCTCATCGTTGTGACCTCGTCCTTCTCGTTCGGACACGAGAGTCAACCCGCCGATCCCTTACCTCGAAAACCACTTTTTGGCGCACCGCTTAGCCCTGCTCCCACCCCAGGGGAAGGAGTCGTTCTTGGAGCGCCAATACC containing:
- a CDS encoding TetR/AcrR family transcriptional regulator; the encoded protein is MSDANNSFHKGRPRNSTMDDAIMSTAIDHLGKYGYRGLSMTRLASEAGVTKPALYRRFKSKEEIAKAALIQLETIEEVRLTGNWEQDLMNLMSASQRALQQPNGTAIFGMLLNEEWDSPELLELFRDEITSTQRKQFRDVLDQARAAGYLRDDVKLNVVINMMIGGLYAKYTADGRLPKDWYERVTNHALMILRK